In Maridesulfovibrio sp., a single genomic region encodes these proteins:
- a CDS encoding Mrp/NBP35 family ATP-binding protein: MSSSCSSCSSSGKSGDKKASAAQALQDQLISTTLEKIKYKIFVMSGKGGVGKSSVAVNIAAALADKGFKVGILDVDIHGPSVPHLLGITGQLEVERGNLVVPKKVNENLHVVSMESLLKDPDQAVLWRGPMKTSAIRQFISDVQWGELDFLVIDSPPGTGDEPMTVLKTIPESLAVVVTTPQEISLADVRKAINFLQYAKANIMGVVENMSGLVCPHCSQRIDLFKKGGGKELAEKYGLPFLGAVPLDPTTVVAGDLGKPVVLLEEDSPAKEAFREVADRIAEAAESSLEIVSSTHT, from the coding sequence ATGAGTTCATCATGCAGTTCCTGCTCTTCGTCCGGAAAGAGCGGAGATAAGAAAGCCAGTGCAGCCCAGGCGCTGCAGGACCAGCTTATCTCCACGACTCTGGAGAAGATCAAATACAAGATTTTTGTAATGAGCGGCAAAGGCGGTGTCGGCAAAAGTTCCGTGGCGGTAAACATTGCCGCTGCACTTGCAGACAAAGGCTTCAAGGTCGGCATTCTTGATGTCGATATCCACGGTCCCAGTGTTCCGCACCTGCTTGGAATAACCGGGCAGCTGGAAGTTGAAAGGGGCAATCTCGTTGTTCCCAAAAAGGTGAACGAGAATCTGCACGTGGTTTCCATGGAATCGCTGCTCAAGGACCCGGATCAGGCCGTTCTCTGGCGCGGTCCCATGAAGACTTCCGCCATTCGGCAGTTTATTTCCGATGTGCAGTGGGGCGAACTCGATTTTCTGGTTATCGACTCCCCTCCGGGCACCGGTGACGAGCCCATGACCGTGCTCAAGACCATTCCCGAATCACTTGCTGTTGTGGTTACCACCCCGCAGGAGATTTCACTTGCGGACGTACGCAAGGCCATCAACTTTCTGCAGTACGCCAAAGCGAACATAATGGGTGTGGTGGAAAATATGAGCGGACTCGTCTGCCCGCATTGTTCACAGCGCATTGACCTCTTCAAAAAGGGCGGCGGAAAGGAACTGGCCGAGAAATACGGTCTTCCTTTCCTTGGTGCTGTTCCTCTCGATCCCACAACCGTGGTTGCCGGCGACCTCGGCAAGCCGGTAGTCCTGCTGGAAGAGGATTCACCTGCCAAGGAAGCTTTCAGAGAAGTGGCCGACCGCATTGCTGAAGCCGCGGAAAGCAGTCTGGAAATCGTATCCAGCACACACACCTAG
- a CDS encoding DUF368 domain-containing protein: MNIIQAWKYGPGPDSLKDYLILIAKGVCMGIADIIPGVSGGTMAFITGIYDNLIDSIRSFNGTFFKKLFTLDITGAIAEAHLKFLLPLLFGILAAMVSVANVIHHLLGTHPVQVWSLFFGLIAASILVVGRRAGRFSVKKLVAGIAGAVFSFILVGLIPVTTPDALWFVFLCACISICAMILPGISGAFILLLLGKYEYITGALRNPTVAENAAVLIAFVCGCAVGISMFSRVLHYFLEKHHAITVSVLTGFMAGAMRKIWPWKEVLDSVVIRGKTHVLSEVNVLPPAFDGEFASAVLLMLAGFAAVIILEWVSSAGEG, translated from the coding sequence ATGAATATTATTCAGGCATGGAAATACGGTCCGGGACCGGACTCATTAAAGGATTACCTTATCCTTATCGCGAAGGGTGTCTGCATGGGGATTGCGGACATCATTCCGGGGGTATCCGGCGGAACCATGGCGTTTATCACCGGAATATATGACAATCTGATTGATTCCATACGCTCCTTCAACGGTACTTTCTTTAAAAAGCTTTTCACGCTGGACATCACCGGCGCCATTGCGGAAGCCCATCTCAAATTCCTGCTTCCGCTTCTTTTCGGGATACTGGCGGCGATGGTTTCCGTGGCCAACGTAATCCATCATCTGCTGGGGACCCATCCGGTACAGGTCTGGTCGTTGTTTTTCGGCCTTATTGCCGCATCCATCCTTGTGGTTGGCAGAAGGGCGGGGCGTTTTTCCGTGAAAAAACTCGTTGCCGGAATTGCCGGGGCTGTTTTCAGCTTCATTCTGGTCGGGCTTATTCCCGTAACCACGCCGGACGCGCTGTGGTTTGTCTTCCTGTGCGCCTGCATTTCAATCTGCGCCATGATCCTGCCCGGCATAAGCGGGGCGTTCATACTGCTTCTTCTCGGCAAATACGAATATATTACAGGAGCCCTGAGAAATCCGACTGTTGCCGAAAATGCAGCTGTTCTGATTGCTTTTGTCTGCGGCTGCGCTGTGGGCATCTCAATGTTCTCCCGTGTTCTTCACTATTTTCTCGAAAAACACCACGCCATCACCGTCAGTGTTCTGACCGGATTCATGGCCGGGGCCATGCGCAAGATCTGGCCCTGGAAAGAGGTGCTGGATTCAGTGGTTATCAGGGGTAAGACCCATGTGCTCAGTGAGGTGAACGTGCTTCCTCCGGCTTTTGACGGAGAATTCGCCTCGGCAGTGCTTTTGATGCTTGCGGGTTTCGCGGCAGTGATTATCTTGGAATGGGTATCTTCAGCCGGAGAGGGCTGA
- a CDS encoding protein-L-isoaspartate(D-aspartate) O-methyltransferase encodes MRIDPKRSRLKMVEEQIMVRGVTDKTVLDAMRKVPRHLFVQDALASRAYSDSALPIGEGQTISQPYIVAFMSELLQIEPGHKVLEIGTGSGYQAAVLAEMGADVFSVERIRKLFLAVRKLLFDLRYFNIQLKLDDGTMGWPEHAPYDRIIVTAGGPEIPQYLIDQLAEGGRMVIPVGDQKRVQRLMLVTKNAGSIETTDMGGCAFVDLVGKQGW; translated from the coding sequence GTGCGTATAGATCCGAAACGCTCTCGCCTGAAAATGGTCGAAGAGCAGATCATGGTCAGAGGTGTGACCGACAAGACCGTTCTGGATGCCATGAGAAAGGTTCCGAGGCATCTTTTCGTCCAGGATGCTCTCGCTTCCCGGGCCTATTCGGACAGCGCCCTTCCTATCGGGGAAGGACAGACTATCTCCCAGCCGTATATAGTGGCCTTCATGTCCGAACTGCTGCAGATTGAACCGGGCCACAAGGTTCTGGAGATAGGCACCGGTTCGGGGTATCAAGCCGCGGTACTTGCCGAAATGGGGGCGGATGTCTTTTCCGTGGAACGCATCCGCAAGCTGTTTCTGGCTGTGCGCAAACTTCTTTTCGATCTTCGATATTTCAATATCCAGTTGAAACTGGATGACGGCACAATGGGCTGGCCTGAGCATGCCCCGTATGACCGCATAATCGTTACAGCGGGTGGGCCGGAAATCCCGCAATACCTCATTGACCAGCTGGCCGAGGGAGGCAGAATGGTGATTCCCGTCGGCGATCAGAAGCGCGTACAGCGTCTGATGCTGGTTACCAAGAACGCGGGCAGTATTGAGACCACAGATATGGGCGGATGCGCCTTTGTGGACCTTGTGGGAAAACAGGGCTGGTAA
- a CDS encoding CBS domain-containing protein: MLKVDDLMTKELFTLNEDDNLKMARSLMDLQRIRHIPIVNEKQEFIGLVTHRDILRATISQLADIDPATQGEIDAGIPVGEIMQTGIKTVSKDCLLKEAAYLLLNHKYGCLPVVNEQNCLEGILTEADFLKLTISLMEALENG, encoded by the coding sequence ATGCTGAAAGTTGATGATCTTATGACCAAAGAACTGTTCACTCTAAATGAAGATGACAATCTTAAAATGGCCAGGTCGCTCATGGACCTGCAACGTATAAGACATATTCCTATCGTAAATGAAAAGCAGGAATTCATAGGACTTGTCACCCATCGGGACATTCTGCGCGCCACAATATCCCAGCTTGCGGATATCGACCCGGCAACCCAGGGTGAAATTGACGCAGGAATACCAGTCGGGGAAATAATGCAGACCGGCATAAAGACCGTCAGCAAGGACTGTCTCCTGAAGGAGGCCGCCTACCTTCTTTTGAACCACAAATACGGCTGTCTGCCGGTGGTTAACGAGCAGAACTGTCTGGAAGGCATCCTCACCGAAGCTGATTTCCTCAAACTGACCATCAGTCTTATGGAAGCGTTGGAGAATGGGTAG
- a CDS encoding tetratricopeptide repeat protein, with translation MINATDIIYSVDATVSGWWPLYAGLDTSCKLGAWSVFLGGTPFAIWFVKFFLPRRKTDQAGPSPVTVTVSPAERTDSGEIALRLLEKYENVNEELTKAKLDNQSKDQEIARLKDAIDGVRELEKQDDIEEDAIRAEKELEKGNTELAKALFKQVAQENEEKSQKTNVIAAQAYRRLGALAFLENTHEALEAYQKSVELDPKNADGWNQLGHLLQRIGELEKAGQAYKKVLEIGISSKNKGLYAVAYGNLGNIRYIQGNLAEAEDFYNKALELNKELCRKKGMASNYGNLGIIRQIQGDLAGAEDFYNKSLELNKELGRKEGMANQYGNLGNIRYILGDLAGAENFHNKSLAIEKELSHKEGMASDYGNLGIIRGIQGNLAGAEIFFNKSLELNKELDNKEGMANQYGNLGNIRRIQGDLAGAEDFYNKSLELNKELGRKEGMALQYGNLANIRSNQGDLAGAEDFYNKSLELNKKLGRKEGMASNYCNLGIIRKTQGDFAGAEDFYHKSLKLNKKIGCKEGMASDYGNLGVLRKTQGDLAGAEDFYNKSLELNKELGSKEGMAYQYGNLGVLRKTQSDFAGAEECWEKSLSLFREIGAKPMIEKVQSLLAAQKQTQSSKK, from the coding sequence TTGATTAATGCCACTGATATAATTTATAGTGTGGACGCCACTGTTTCCGGGTGGTGGCCTTTATACGCAGGCTTGGATACAAGCTGTAAATTAGGGGCTTGGAGTGTTTTTCTGGGAGGAACTCCTTTTGCCATTTGGTTTGTTAAGTTTTTTCTGCCGCGTAGAAAAACAGATCAAGCTGGTCCTTCTCCTGTGACTGTAACAGTATCTCCCGCAGAAAGGACAGATTCTGGTGAAATTGCATTAAGATTACTTGAAAAATATGAAAACGTTAATGAAGAGCTTACAAAAGCCAAATTGGATAATCAGTCAAAGGATCAGGAGATAGCAAGGTTAAAAGATGCCATTGATGGTGTACGTGAGTTGGAAAAACAGGATGACATCGAAGAAGATGCAATAAGAGCAGAAAAAGAACTTGAAAAAGGTAACACCGAGTTAGCAAAGGCATTATTTAAACAGGTTGCACAAGAGAATGAAGAAAAATCTCAGAAAACCAATGTAATAGCTGCGCAGGCTTATCGGCGCCTTGGTGCTCTTGCTTTTTTAGAGAATACTCATGAAGCACTTGAAGCTTATCAAAAGTCTGTTGAACTTGACCCCAAAAATGCTGACGGATGGAATCAACTTGGGCATTTATTGCAAAGAATAGGGGAGCTTGAAAAAGCCGGGCAGGCATATAAAAAAGTTCTGGAAATAGGCATTTCCAGTAAAAACAAAGGACTTTATGCTGTTGCTTACGGCAACCTCGGGAATATTCGGTATATTCAGGGGAACCTTGCAGAAGCAGAGGATTTTTACAACAAAGCGTTGGAGTTGAATAAAGAGCTCTGTCGCAAGAAAGGGATGGCTTCAAATTACGGCAATCTCGGTATCATCCGTCAAATTCAGGGGGACCTTGCCGGAGCAGAGGATTTTTACAACAAGTCGTTGGAGTTGAATAAAGAACTCGGTCGCAAGGAAGGGATGGCTAACCAGTACGGCAACCTCGGGAATATTCGTTATATTCTGGGGGACCTTGCAGGAGCAGAGAATTTTCACAACAAATCTTTGGCAATCGAAAAAGAGCTCAGTCACAAAGAAGGGATGGCTTCAGATTACGGCAACCTCGGTATCATCCGTGGAATTCAGGGTAACCTTGCAGGAGCAGAGATTTTTTTTAACAAATCGTTGGAGTTGAATAAAGAGCTCGACAATAAAGAAGGGATGGCTAACCAGTACGGCAACCTCGGTAATATTCGTCGTATTCAGGGAGACCTTGCAGGAGCAGAGGATTTTTACAACAAGTCGTTGGAGTTGAATAAAGAACTCGGTCGCAAAGAAGGGATGGCTCTCCAGTACGGCAACCTCGCAAATATTCGTAGTAACCAGGGAGACCTTGCAGGAGCAGAGGATTTTTACAACAAGTCGTTGGAGTTGAATAAAAAGCTTGGTCGCAAAGAAGGGATGGCTTCAAATTACTGCAACCTTGGTATCATCCGTAAAACTCAGGGGGACTTTGCAGGAGCAGAGGATTTTTACCACAAGTCGTTGAAGTTGAATAAAAAGATCGGCTGCAAAGAAGGGATGGCTTCAGATTACGGCAACCTCGGTGTCCTTCGTAAAACTCAAGGGGACCTTGCCGGAGCCGAGGATTTTTACAACAAGTCACTGGAGTTGAATAAAGAGCTCGGTAGTAAAGAAGGGATGGCTTACCAGTACGGCAACCTCGGTGTCCTCCGTAAAACCCAATCGGACTTTGCAGGAGCCGAGGAATGCTGGGAAAAATCACTTTCTCTATTTCGTGAAATCGGCGCAAAACCCATGATTGAAAAAGTCCAATCTCTCCTCGCCGCCCAAAAACAAACTCAATCCTCAAAAAAATAA
- the hysD gene encoding NiFeSe hydrogenase maturation protease has translation MKKLLVLGIGNILLGDEGVGVHAVEELKKEEWPEYVHLVDGGTFTHDIFHILEKYDATLVLDIVHGGKNAGTIYYLEEKDIINNEKQRLSLHDIDLVDSLNMAGAIGKRPELRILGMEPENYTEWSMEMTDTCKAAFPHFLEKARQEINRFVEEFAQ, from the coding sequence ATGAAAAAATTACTGGTGCTGGGAATAGGAAACATACTGCTCGGCGATGAGGGCGTCGGGGTTCATGCTGTTGAGGAGCTCAAGAAGGAGGAATGGCCGGAATACGTTCACCTTGTGGACGGCGGAACATTCACTCATGATATTTTTCATATTCTCGAAAAATACGATGCAACGCTGGTTCTGGACATTGTTCATGGCGGGAAGAATGCCGGGACCATCTATTATCTGGAAGAAAAGGACATCATCAATAACGAGAAGCAGCGCTTGTCCCTGCACGATATCGATCTGGTGGATTCCCTGAACATGGCCGGAGCCATCGGCAAACGCCCGGAACTCCGCATCCTGGGTATGGAGCCGGAGAACTACACCGAATGGTCCATGGAAATGACTGATACCTGCAAGGCTGCTTTTCCCCATTTTCTGGAAAAAGCGCGTCAGGAGATCAATCGTTTTGTTGAGGAGTTCGCGCAGTAG
- the hysA gene encoding NiFeSe hydrogenase large subunit HysA gives MSSNSHEPVAADGKLKIAIDPVTRIEGHLKAEVVVKDGKVVDAWLSGGMYRGFENILIGRDPRDAAQLTQRLCGVCPTAHSTASTRALDDAFGVKLTTNGRLTKNLIFGANYLQSHILHFYHLAALDFVRGPGKAPFVPRFEHPDLRLDEKTNAVAVDQYVKALEIRRICHEMVALFGGKMPHISGQVVGGATEIPTKEKLVEYASRFKQVQKFVAETYVPTVYLIGSVYKDLFKIGGGYRNAMAYGVFPMDDAESEFLLKPGVYVDGKDEPFDQKLIKEYTKYAWYTDECSDLHPSKGKTIPDVHKEGAYSFCKASRYNGHAVEVGPAARMWVQNPELSPMGRKQLKDLFGVEAKMFRDLGAEMVFSLMGRHVARAEEAYLVVNAIQDRWLNEVKAGEETYVKSAIPQVAEGLGLTEAPRGSLLHYISIKDQKTANYQMIPATLWNSTPRDDSGMRGTIEEALIGCPVPDPKSPVDISRIIRSFDPULGCAVHVLHAETGEEHVVHVGEGC, from the coding sequence ATGTCTTCGAACTCTCATGAACCCGTCGCCGCAGACGGGAAGCTCAAGATTGCCATTGACCCGGTAACCCGCATCGAGGGACACCTCAAAGCCGAGGTTGTGGTCAAGGACGGCAAAGTTGTGGACGCATGGCTGTCCGGCGGCATGTACCGCGGTTTCGAGAACATTCTGATCGGCCGCGATCCCCGCGATGCCGCCCAGCTGACTCAGAGACTCTGCGGAGTTTGTCCCACCGCTCACTCTACAGCATCCACCCGTGCCCTTGATGATGCTTTCGGCGTCAAGCTGACCACCAACGGTCGCCTGACCAAGAACCTCATCTTCGGCGCAAACTATCTGCAGTCCCATATTCTGCATTTTTATCATCTGGCAGCTCTGGACTTCGTCAGAGGTCCGGGCAAAGCTCCATTTGTTCCCCGTTTTGAACACCCGGACCTGCGTCTGGATGAAAAAACCAACGCCGTTGCAGTCGACCAGTATGTAAAAGCTCTTGAAATCCGCCGTATCTGCCATGAAATGGTGGCACTGTTCGGCGGCAAGATGCCGCACATCTCCGGTCAGGTTGTCGGCGGAGCGACCGAAATCCCCACCAAGGAAAAGCTTGTCGAATACGCAAGCCGCTTCAAGCAGGTGCAGAAATTCGTCGCTGAAACATACGTACCCACCGTTTACCTGATCGGTTCCGTTTACAAGGATCTGTTCAAAATCGGCGGCGGATACAGAAACGCAATGGCATACGGCGTATTCCCCATGGATGATGCCGAAAGCGAATTCCTCCTCAAGCCCGGCGTTTACGTTGACGGCAAGGATGAGCCTTTCGACCAGAAACTCATCAAGGAATACACCAAGTATGCATGGTACACCGATGAATGTTCCGACCTGCACCCCAGCAAGGGCAAGACCATTCCGGATGTACACAAGGAAGGCGCCTACAGCTTCTGCAAGGCTTCCCGCTACAACGGTCATGCCGTTGAAGTAGGCCCTGCCGCCCGTATGTGGGTTCAGAACCCTGAACTCAGCCCCATGGGCCGCAAGCAGCTCAAGGACCTTTTCGGTGTCGAAGCCAAGATGTTCCGCGATCTCGGTGCGGAAATGGTCTTCTCCCTCATGGGCCGTCACGTTGCCCGTGCAGAGGAAGCCTACCTCGTTGTCAATGCCATTCAGGACCGCTGGCTCAATGAAGTCAAGGCCGGGGAAGAGACTTACGTCAAGTCCGCCATTCCCCAGGTTGCGGAAGGCCTCGGTCTCACCGAAGCTCCCCGCGGCTCCCTGCTGCATTACATCAGCATCAAGGACCAGAAAACCGCCAACTATCAGATGATTCCGGCAACTCTCTGGAACAGCACACCCCGTGACGATTCAGGCATGCGCGGCACCATTGAGGAAGCCCTCATCGGCTGCCCCGTTCCCGATCCGAAAAGTCCGGTTGACATATCAAGGATCATACGATCCTTCGACCCGTGACTTGGCTGTGCCGTGCACGTGCTGCACGCAGAGACCGGTGAGGAACACGTTGTACACGTAGGAGAAGGCTGCTAA
- the hysB gene encoding NiFeSe hydrogenase small subunit gives MSLTRRDFVKLCTGTVAGFGISQMFNPSVVHALKKFVPHVFWLQGQGCTGCSVSILNSVHPSIAEVLLDVITLDYHPTIMGSEGHEAWGHMMDVAKEQTGKYILIVEGSVPTAENGHFCIVGADANHKEFAMTDATLEMAKNAAVVVNVGTCAAYGGIPAAQGNLTGSMSVTNFLAENGVKTPVVNIPGCPPHPDWMVGTLVVAINAIEEKGLQSGLADVVSILDNVGRPTPFYGENIHDNCPFLEKFDNDEYAEIFTDPVKCRYELGCKGPNANSDCFKRKWNGGVNWCVENSVCLGCVEPGFPDEMSPFYEAG, from the coding sequence ATGAGTTTGACCAGGCGAGATTTTGTGAAATTGTGCACAGGGACTGTGGCTGGATTTGGGATTTCCCAGATGTTCAACCCCAGTGTGGTGCACGCACTGAAAAAATTCGTACCGCATGTATTCTGGCTGCAGGGACAGGGCTGCACCGGATGCTCGGTATCGATTCTCAATTCAGTGCACCCCTCGATCGCAGAGGTTCTTCTGGATGTTATTACCCTTGATTACCACCCGACCATTATGGGGTCCGAAGGTCATGAAGCCTGGGGACACATGATGGACGTGGCAAAAGAGCAGACGGGTAAATACATCCTTATCGTTGAAGGTTCGGTTCCCACTGCGGAAAACGGTCATTTCTGCATTGTCGGTGCTGATGCGAATCACAAGGAATTCGCAATGACCGATGCCACACTCGAAATGGCCAAAAACGCCGCCGTTGTCGTAAACGTGGGCACATGCGCTGCCTACGGCGGTATTCCGGCCGCACAGGGCAACCTCACAGGCTCCATGTCCGTGACCAATTTCCTGGCTGAAAACGGAGTGAAGACCCCCGTGGTCAACATTCCCGGCTGCCCGCCCCATCCTGACTGGATGGTGGGAACTCTTGTCGTCGCGATCAACGCTATTGAAGAGAAAGGTCTGCAGAGCGGACTGGCTGATGTTGTTTCCATTCTGGACAACGTCGGACGTCCCACTCCCTTTTACGGTGAAAATATTCACGACAATTGTCCGTTCCTCGAAAAATTCGATAACGACGAATACGCTGAAATATTCACCGATCCGGTTAAGTGTCGCTACGAACTGGGTTGCAAAGGCCCCAACGCAAACTCCGACTGTTTCAAACGCAAATGGAACGGCGGGGTCAACTGGTGTGTCGAAAACTCAGTATGTCTTGGCTGTGTAGAACCGGGATTCCCGGATGAAATGTCCCCCTTCTACGAAGCCGGTTAA
- a CDS encoding M23 family metallopeptidase, translated as MARKKNRIGQFIVLIILIGILGAGGYILYKDTTAPQLSISPDKGFITYETPIDINISDTQSGLKAVKIVLVQGDNKITLTEKTLPKNTVDYNQQITIGKRQIKEGPFEIAVWAVDTSLAGFGSGNAVIARGNYTLDTIAPKISVISGSHNLNQGGCGLVVYKLSETPSRTGVEVGEDFFPGFKQPDGEYACLFAIPYYDDAKKVSPVLIAEDAATNKRRSGFAFHANSRVYRHDRINISDRFLGSKMPQFESDYPGITNQVELFLKVNRELRVKNRAELHRIARDTSPVFLFKGSFKRLDNAANRAGFGDQRTYYHNGKEIDKQTHLGIDLASIRNAPVPAANNGRVVLAASDFGIYGNAIIIDHGMGLQTLYSHLSQMDVAPGDMVERGQIIGKTGATGMAGGDHLHYGVICSGIPVNPVEWWDARWIKNNITSKLK; from the coding sequence ATGGCGCGTAAGAAAAATCGTATCGGGCAATTTATCGTATTAATAATTCTTATCGGAATTTTAGGTGCCGGAGGGTATATATTATATAAAGACACTACCGCTCCGCAGCTGTCCATCAGTCCGGATAAAGGGTTTATTACTTATGAAACACCAATAGACATCAATATCAGCGATACTCAGTCAGGACTCAAGGCTGTCAAAATCGTACTTGTGCAGGGCGACAACAAAATCACACTTACGGAAAAGACTCTGCCGAAGAATACAGTTGATTATAATCAGCAGATTACCATCGGCAAAAGACAGATAAAGGAAGGACCGTTTGAAATAGCGGTCTGGGCTGTGGACACTTCCCTGGCCGGTTTCGGAAGCGGAAATGCCGTTATAGCCAGAGGGAACTATACTCTTGATACCATAGCGCCGAAAATCAGTGTTATTTCCGGCAGCCACAACCTCAATCAGGGAGGCTGCGGGCTGGTCGTCTACAAGCTCAGCGAAACTCCGTCCCGGACCGGTGTTGAAGTCGGCGAAGATTTCTTCCCCGGATTCAAACAGCCTGACGGCGAATACGCGTGTCTTTTTGCCATTCCGTATTATGATGACGCGAAAAAAGTCAGCCCGGTACTCATCGCCGAGGATGCTGCAACCAACAAACGCAGAAGCGGTTTTGCGTTTCACGCCAACAGCAGGGTTTACAGGCATGACCGAATCAATATTTCGGACCGTTTTCTGGGCAGCAAGATGCCGCAGTTTGAGTCGGATTATCCCGGTATAACCAATCAGGTTGAACTCTTTCTAAAGGTCAACCGTGAACTGCGAGTGAAAAACCGGGCCGAACTGCACCGCATAGCCAGGGACACTTCCCCGGTATTCCTGTTCAAGGGCAGCTTCAAAAGACTCGATAACGCTGCCAACCGGGCCGGGTTCGGAGACCAGCGGACCTATTATCACAACGGGAAGGAAATAGACAAACAGACCCACCTGGGCATTGACCTGGCCAGTATCCGCAACGCCCCTGTTCCCGCCGCAAATAATGGCCGCGTGGTGCTGGCTGCGTCCGATTTCGGCATATACGGAAACGCGATCATCATTGATCACGGCATGGGACTTCAGACCCTGTATTCACATCTCAGCCAGATGGATGTCGCTCCCGGAGACATGGTCGAACGCGGCCAGATTATCGGCAAGACCGGTGCAACAGGCATGGCCGGCGGAGACCACCTGCATTACGGCGTTATCTGCTCCGGCATCCCCGTCAACCCGGTTGAATGGTGGGACGCGCGCTGGATCAAAAACAACATTACCAGCAAGTTGAAATAA
- a CDS encoding YibE/F family protein translates to MRRFATPVVFILLIIGVICLLRFDRSGHDLDPAIHEWQAVVTEVDNDAIVHMGTAIIGTQYVTAVLTEGEIKGKTVRGINQLIGQPEMDEVYAPGDTMLMAVRMNGDKPEDARAVNQYRQGWEMLLFGLFVLILLIYARTIGLKALFSFVTSAYILWRFFIPELLSGGNPVWLTVITLTLLTVVIITSVAGFSRVTLIATAGTLIGLFLALGLTLFFGEKLRLSGMTAPFATLLYFSGHFSLDLRDIFYSSVILGASGAAMDIAMDVTASMNEVLSKRPDIGRKDLIKSGFNVGRMVTGTMTTTLLLAYSGGYLTMLMLFVSKGASFTRMLNFKLVAAEVFRTLVGSVGLVLVAPITAIIAGIILCGFKNIENDSCQ, encoded by the coding sequence ATGCGAAGGTTTGCCACCCCAGTTGTATTTATTCTGCTCATTATCGGCGTTATCTGTCTGCTGCGGTTTGACCGTTCCGGACACGACCTTGATCCGGCTATCCATGAATGGCAGGCTGTGGTTACCGAGGTGGATAATGACGCCATAGTGCACATGGGAACAGCCATAATCGGCACCCAGTACGTTACGGCAGTTCTTACCGAGGGAGAGATCAAGGGAAAAACAGTACGAGGGATAAATCAGCTGATAGGGCAGCCTGAAATGGACGAGGTGTACGCTCCGGGAGACACCATGCTTATGGCCGTACGCATGAACGGCGATAAACCGGAGGATGCCAGGGCGGTCAACCAGTACCGGCAGGGGTGGGAGATGCTCCTTTTCGGACTTTTCGTTCTGATCCTGCTAATTTATGCCCGGACCATAGGATTGAAAGCCTTATTCAGCTTCGTGACAAGCGCTTATATTTTGTGGAGATTTTTCATTCCGGAACTTCTTTCCGGCGGAAATCCGGTTTGGCTGACCGTTATTACCCTGACCCTGCTGACCGTGGTCATCATAACTTCGGTGGCCGGTTTTTCGCGGGTTACGCTTATTGCAACAGCCGGAACACTTATCGGGCTTTTTCTGGCATTGGGACTGACTCTCTTTTTCGGGGAAAAGCTTAGGCTTTCAGGCATGACGGCTCCATTTGCCACGCTTCTTTATTTTTCAGGTCATTTTTCCTTGGATCTGCGGGATATTTTTTACTCCTCGGTCATTCTGGGGGCTTCCGGAGCGGCCATGGATATTGCCATGGACGTCACCGCATCCATGAATGAAGTATTGAGCAAGCGGCCGGATATCGGGCGTAAGGACCTTATAAAGTCAGGCTTCAACGTAGGAAGGATGGTTACGGGTACGATGACAACGACTCTGCTGCTGGCATATTCCGGCGGTTACCTGACCATGCTGATGCTGTTTGTTTCCAAGGGAGCCTCTTTTACGCGGATGCTTAATTTCAAACTGGTGGCAGCCGAGGTTTTCCGTACCTTGGTCGGAAGTGTCGGACTTGTGCTGGTTGCGCCGATCACGGCAATCATTGCCGGGATAATTCTTTGCGGATTCAAAAATATCGAAAATGACAGCTGCCAATAA